Proteins from one Malaya genurostris strain Urasoe2022 chromosome 2, Malgen_1.1, whole genome shotgun sequence genomic window:
- the LOC131432485 gene encoding uncharacterized protein LOC131432485 → MMNGDETYRMPLGTFNDKADSHDLRREWEEWHRAFELYLEMRNIEAQHDKLVTMLAVGGRGLQRIFFNLRPGAEEITSEPVKIPLMPPEIPEYDNAIKRLEKFFVGKRNERVELEVFRSIKQSSQESFNNFILRLRSQASRCEFSSREETEILQQITMGARDDKVRDKGLENAMTLDEVINYAINREILVNQREKLKPFRGETELNHVSSGQNRNRNASLKRDSKGYRQFERQPYGRQGESRKQHGRFGVQCDRCGSTRHARDSRECFARGATCNRCGHRGHYARKCIANSSSQRESRYARRANDEDVTNSLESSKEKWEENVPHRPTADDVAKVE, encoded by the exons ATG ATGAATGGTGATGAAACGTATCGAATGCCGTTAGGCACGTTCAATGACAAAGCTGATTCCCATGATTTGCGCCGAGAATGGGAAGAGTGGCACCGAGCCTTCGAACTTTACCTTGAAATGCGAAATATCGAAGCACAGCACGATAAGCTGGTAACTATGCTGGCAGTTGGAGGAAGAGGACTGCAGCGTATATTTTTCAATTTGCGTCCTGGGGCGGAGGAAATTACATCAGAACCCGTGAAGATCCCACTGATGCCACCGGAAATTCCAGAGTATGACAATGCCATTAAGCGTCTGGAGAAATTTTTCGTCGGCAAGAGAAACGAACGGGTGGAACTCGAGGTTTTTCGTTCGATTAAGCAGTCAAGCCAAgagtcattcaacaatttcattCTGCGATTGCGCTCTCAAGCCTCGAGATGTGAGTTTTCCAGCCGTGAAGAAACTGAGATCCTTCAACAGATCACAATGGGTGCCCGAGACGACAAAGTAAGGGACAAAGGACTTGAAAATGCAATGACCCTGGATGAGGTTATCAACTATGCTATAAATCGCGAAATTCTCGTGAACCAAAGGGAGAAGCTAAAACCATTCCGAGGAGAAACGGAACTAAACCACGTTAGTTCGGGACAAAATCGAAACAGAAATGCAAGTCTAAAACGGGATTCGAAAGGGTATCGTCAATTTGAAAGACAACCTTACGGTAGACAAGGTGAATCAAGGAAACAGCATGGCCGTTTCGGAGTTCAATGCGACCGCTGTGGATCAACAAGACATGCAAGGGATTCTCGTGAGTGTTTCGCTCGAGGTGCGACGTGTAATCGTTGTGGACATAGGGGACACTATGCCAGGAAATGCATCGCAAATAGTAGCAGCCAACGAGAGTCTCGCTATGCCAGACGTGCAAATGATGAAGATGTAACTAACTCTTTGGAAAGCTCAAAAGAAAAATGGGAAGAAAATGTACCTCACCGTCCGACTGCAGATGATGTGGCTAAGGTAGAGTAG